The following proteins come from a genomic window of bacterium:
- a CDS encoding MerR family transcriptional regulator, protein MKIQDKLYYSISEVSEITGLEPFVLRYWEKEFGKLRPSKSAKGQRIYQKKDIEMVQLIKKLLYDEKFTIEGAKTRLNREKEDLKKISFDKGFIDQIKKELGDLKKILKA, encoded by the coding sequence ATGAAAATCCAGGATAAGCTGTATTATTCAATTAGCGAAGTTAGCGAGATTACAGGGCTTGAGCCGTTTGTATTGAGGTACTGGGAAAAAGAATTCGGTAAATTAAGGCCTTCCAAAAGCGCTAAGGGCCAGAGGATATATCAGAAGAAAGATATCGAAATGGTCCAGTTGATTAAAAAACTTTTATATGATGAAAAGTTCACTATCGAAGGGGCTAAAACAAGATTAAACAGGGAAAAGGAAGATCTGAAAAAGATATCTTTCGACAAGGGTTTTATTGACCAGATAAAGAAAGAACTTGGGGATTTGAAGAAGATACTGAAAGCCTGA